The Dokdonia sp. 4H-3-7-5 genomic interval GACAGCAATCCAGAAAATAAGCCTTCTGATGTATAAATCAATTTAGAAGCTCTTCTCCAGTAGGTAAAATTGTTTGTGCCTTTTTGTTTTTTATGTTACGAAGTATCACACTTAAGAATAGAGATACATCATAAGGCTTTACTAGTATGTCATCCATACCGGCTTTGTAGATTTTATGGCGTATTTCATCTATCTCTACGGCTGTAAGTGCGACTATTGGTATACTCGTATTAAATTTTCTAATATCCTTAGTTGCCTCAATACCATCTTTTTTAGGCATGTGAATGTCCATAAGAATTAAGTCATACATTCCGTTTTGAGCCATCCTTACTGCCTCTATACCATCGCTAGCGAGATCGCATGAAAACCCTTTATTTTCAAGTAGTTTTTGAGTAATCTTTTGATTAATACGGTTATCATCTACCACTAAGAGATGTGTTCCCTGAAGTGTGTGTATACTCTCTATTGTATCAATTTGTTGTTGCCCTACAGAAGCTATTCCCGTGGCTTTCTCTAGGTTAATTACAAATGAGAAAGTTGCTCCATTTCCTTCTTCGCTTACTAACGTAATATCGCTATCGTAAAGCGCTAGTAGTTTCTTCACAATAGGTAAACCTAAACCAGTACCTTGATAATTGTAGTTTTTATTTTCTACCTGAGAGAACTCTTCAAAAATACTTTGCTGGCTATTTTTTGGAATTCCCATCCCATCATCTTCTATGTTAAATGCTGTTCTATATAGCCCATCTGCGGTAATAGACTCCTTTTTTATACGAACCCATATATTTCCATTTTCATTAAATTTAATGGCATTCCCTATGAGATTCATTAAAATTTGAGAAAGCCTTACTGAGTCTCCTACAAGTTGGTTAGGAAGGTCTTTATCAATCTCTAAATGTAATTTATTATTATTTTGCTCTAGACTAAATTCAAATGAATGCGTGATACTCCTTAAAAGTGTATTAAGTTTAAAAGGTGTATGCTCGAGCTTAATATTTTTTGCTTCCATTTTACTCATAAGAAGCACATCGTTAATGAGTGCGAGCAGATAATCTGCCGAGAATTTAAGCGATCTCAAATCATGCCTATGCTTGTTTACCTCTGTATCTTCAAGTAGGATTGAGGCAATCCCTATCACTCCATAAAGCGGTGTACGCAGCTCATGGCTAATTGTTGAGAAGAATTGAGTTTTAAGTTTAGAAAGTTCTTCGGCGTCATTCTTTGCTTTTTCTAGTTGCTTATTTTTTTCGCGTAAGCGTAATAAGTTTTGCTTGCGTGCTCGATACAATGTGAAAATTATAAAAAGCGCCACAAGTAGTATGGATGAAGCAAAAAGAAGCGCCGTTGTAGTTTTAAGCGAACTCTCGGCTACTTGATCCAATAATTCTTTTTCTTTTGTGGCTATCTCAAGGTCACGTTCATTTTCTCGAGAGTAAAACTGTGCGCTTGCAACCTGCAATTCCTTCTGGCTTTCATTTTTAAAAACCTCATTTGCTAGCTGTAACTGTCGTTGTGAGTGGTAGTATGCCGCCTCAAAATTTTTATTGCTTTCATAAAATTTTGCAAGTTGCTTTTGAGCTTCCTCCTCTTCGGCAACTAGGCCTTCTGAAAAACTGATTTCTATCGCTTCCATAAAAGCGTCTTCGGCGAGCGTTTCTTGTTTACTACTAGTGTAATATCTTCCTAGTAATGTGAGCACTCTTGCGCGGCTTTTACGGTCTAAGGAATCTCTTAAACTTGCAAATTTAGCTTGCATTAAAGCAGGGTATGCTTCGTCAAAATTTTCTTGCTTTAAATACAGTGTAGCGAGGTTTATGCGCGCGCCAAGTGACTTATCTGAGCCATCAAATTTTTCTATTAACTGGATATTTTTCTGCAAGTAGTTAATCGCCTTGTCTTGATACCCCTCAGAAGATGCGTATAACTTTCCTAAATCATTGTAAGAAGATGCTAGTAGTGTATCATTTTTAAGTTCTTGTGCTATCACAAGTGCTTTTTCAAAAACATCTCGTGATTTTACCGTGTCTTGCAATGACAAATACACGTTGCCTAGAATGGAGTAACCACTATACTGCTTGTTTTTATCATCTTGTTTTTGTGCTCTTTTTAGAACATCATCTAGGGTCTGGATAGCGCTTTTATACTCCTGATTCTGCAATTGGATAGCAGCGAGATCTAATGTAATGCTCTGATAATTTTCTATGTCTTGAGACGGCGTTTGTGCCATCATTATTAAAGAAAATAAGCTAAAAACCAGATAAGTAAGGTGTTGCGCGAGCCGCATATGTAGATATTATAATCCATAAAAGTACTGATTGGCAGTAAGATAAACAACACCTTAATTGGTATATTTGAGATAATGGAACACGCAATTATAGCCACACCTATAGGATTATTAGAGTTAAAAGCCTCTAGCGATGGCCTGAGTTCTGTATTATTTATAGAAACAGATGCGTTACCCACTACGATAATTCCAAAAGTACTTGATGATGCTGTAGCCCAACTTCTAGAATACTTTGCTGGAGAACGCACTACTTTTTCCCTCAAGCTCGATCCGTCAGGTACAGATTTTCAACGTCGAGTTTGGAGAGAGTTAGAGGCTATACCATTTGGAAAAACAACCTCGTATCTAGCGATGGCAAAACAGCTAGGCGACCCTAAAGTAATACGTGCAGCAGCAAGCGCAAATGGTAAGAACCCCATTTCTATAATCATTCCTTGTCATCGCGTGATAGGCAGCGATGGCTCTCTAACGGGTTATGCTGGCGGATTACATCGTAAAAAATGGCTGCTTGAACATGAAAGTCCCGTTACTCAGGGTTCGTTGTTTTGAGGTAAAGGTTTCAATCTCGCTTTCGCGAAAGCAAAAAATCATTTTCCCATCCCTATATAACATTATGAAATATTTAAAGAAAACAATTAAAGGTCTCGTCCTAATATTCGCACTTATCGTGGCTGGCTTATATATTACTGATTATGATTACATCCTAAAAGGGGTACGAGTGGTATATATGACAGGCCACACAACTGCTTATATAGATGATTATCCTAGTTTTGAAAATGACATTATACAAAATGGTACTGTACAACCATGGGAGCAGCATGATGCCTATAACACCATAAATGCTACTAGCGAGCTTACTGAAATTAATGATGAGTTAGGTACAGTTGCTTTCCTTATCATTAAAAATGACAGCATCGTATATGAAAAATACGAAGAAGATTATAGCCCTAGCTCTCAAACAAATTCCTTCTCAATGGCAAAAAGTATTACAAGTGCTATGCTGGGAAAGGCAATAAAAGATGGCTTTATAAAAGATCTTAATCAACCAGTGGGTGATTTTTTTCCTCAATTTTCAGATAGCGCAATGACAGTGGGTGACCTATCTTCCATGGCCTCTGGTCTTAACTGGAATGAAAGTTATACAAGCCCATTCAGTCTTACTGCAAGGTCTTATTATGATGATAATCTCGCCGAAACAATTCTTAATCTTAAAGTCACTGAAACCCCAGGTCAGTCTGTAAAATATTTAAGTGGCAATACACAATTACTTGGGATGGTTATTCAGGAAGCTATAGGGCAGCCACTAGCTCAGTATCTCTCTCAAAATTTCTGGAAACCTATGGGAATGGAACAAAACGCGCTATGGCAAGTAGATGATAAAAACAATAGACTTGCAAAAACATATTGCTGTATAGCCAGTAATGCGCGAGATTTTGCTCGTTTTGGAAAATTATATATGAATCAAGGAAAATGGAATGGCAAACAAATATTAGACCCAAAGTTTGTATCTACTAGTATAACCCCACGATTTCAAGAGGATGATCATTATGGTTATGGATTTTGGCTAAGTAATTACAGGGATAAAAAAATATTTGCAATGCGTGGGATTTTAGGTCAATATGTAATCACGATTCCCGAAGACAACCTAATCATTGTAAGATTAGGGCATAAGCGAGGAGCATTTACCCCTAGGGCATCATTTACGCAAGACTTTTATGATTACATTGATGCTACTTATGAGATGACTCAAAGCTTACAGTAATATATACATTCAAATTTTATTGTATCTTAACTTACTGATTTTCAATAAATAGTTAATTTTTATAGCTTTATCAGTTTAAATAAATATCTATGAGGCTTCACACAAATTACTTTAAATATAAATGATAGATACGCTACAACTAGAACATATTCTTTTTCTTGATATTGAGACTGTACCTCAGCATGCTTCTTATGATGATCTTGATGAAACTGAAAAGTTCCTTTATGCAGATAAAACAAAGTATTTGCGCAAAGATGAGCACACTCCAGAGACTTTTTATGAACGCGCTGGGATATGGGCAGAGTTTGGAAAAATCGTGTGTATTTCTGTAGGTTATTTTAACGCTAGTGTAGCAGGCAAGAGATTTAGAACCACCTCTTTTGCCGGAGATGATGAAGCAATTCTCCTCAATGATTTTAAAACCTTACTAGAAACGCATTTTAATGGCAAGCATCACCTTCTTTGCGCCCATAATGGTAAGGAGTTTGACTTTCCATATATCGCTCGTAGGATGATTATAAATGGCGTTACATTGCCTCATAAGCTTAACCTCTTTGGGAAAAAACCTTGGGAGATACCTCACATTGACACCTTAGATTTATGGAAGTTTGGAGATTATAAACACTACACTTCTTTAAAACTGCTCACAAAAATTCTCGGTATTCCTTCTCCCAAGGATGACATAGATGGCAGCCAGGTAAGGGCAGTTTATTACGAAGAAAAGGATATCAAACGTATTGTAGTATATTGTGAAAAAGATACCGTTGCTGTTGCTCAAATTGTATTGAGGCTGCGCAACGAGAAACTACTCGAAGAGAGTGAAATCATTTCTGTATAACTAATTACTACTCATCATGAAGGTAAAACACATTTTAACCATATTTATTCTAGGGCTCATTTGCACTGTATTAGGTGCTCTATTTAAGGTTATGCACTGGCCATTAGCACCAGGATTATTAAGTGGCGGTACGTTTTTACAGGTCATTGCAGGAATACTAGGTATCTGGAAAATATACACCACAGAAGCATTTAAGAAATTTCTCAATAAGTGATAATGTTGTTTTATTAAGTTGAGTACGCTTTCGCGAAAGCGTAATTATTCACATAGAAAAAGCCCGATATCAATTTGATATCGGGCTTTTCTTTATAGTCTACTACACTAAGAAATGAATACTATTTCTTAATAAAACGTTTTACCATTTTTGTAGTTGCAGTTTCCACTTCAAGAATATAAACACCAGTCTCTAATCTTGAAACATCAAGTGTGTTTTCAAAATTACCTTTGTGTACTACCTGCCCTAATAGATTATAGATAGTCACAGCAGTTGCTTCTGTGCCGTTTAAGTTAATTGAAAGCTCTCCGCGAGTTACAGGATTAGGGAATATAGAGAATTCTCCACTTCCTGCTGCTTCGGTTAGACTGCTCTGAGCATCATTTGCTCCAAATCCAGCACTACTCACCACATTTACAATATAATCCTCTACTTCTCCATACTGGAAACTCTCACAAGCTGTAGGGATCCCGTTATACTTCATAGAAACTCTCATTCTCGTTGCTCCTTGAGATGCTCCAGAAGGCACGCTAAATGTTCCTGTTATTGGAGTAGCAGATGTTGCTGCTCTAGTGTATACAATCTCTCCTGCATCTGTAAAATCTCCATCACGGTTCCAGTCTACAAATACTGCATACCCTTCATTATATACAGTTCCCGTCCATCTTGGAGTAATTGTGATTGTATTACTACTTCCTAATGTTGTAGAAAGGCTTGTAAAATCTCCGTAACCGCCAGCAGATGCTCCGGTTGCATTATTAATACTTCCTATTTGTACACGTTGTATATACTCATCATTGGTATTATTTCCATTTGATGCACAGTATCCAGATGGCGCACCTGTGTCACCTCCTCCACCTCCGGCAGATAGTACTACATTATCAATAGCAACGTCAGATTGCCATGTACTTCCAGTAATACGGTTGAAACGTAATTGCACTGTTCCGCCAGTGTATCCATCAAGATTGATTGTTACAGCATTCCACTGGTTACCTTGGTTTCCAGTTTGGTTCCAAAGGCTTGTCCATGTCGTACCTCCATCTGCACTTGCTTCAAGATCTATACGACCACCGTCTGTTGATCCAAACATGTGATAATCAAATGTAAAGTTTGCTTCTGTTTCTCCTGTTAGATCAAAACAAGGTGAGTTTATAATCGCTCTTTTGTTAGGGAAACCTGTTCCGTTACCAGAAGCTTCTACATATAAATAGAAAGACCCATCAGCTCCAGATGCTGGCCCTGTTCCACTTGAAGGGGTTCCTGAAGCATCGCGTGTCCAGTTTATATCATCTCCTGTAGCTTGTGACCACTGACCTAGTCCTGACTCAAAACTCTCACTATATGGAGCACTTGCTGTACCTACACATCCACTAGGTGGTGCAGTAGTATCAGTTGTCGCACTTACGGTGTTACTATTTCCTGAGATATTACCTGCTTCATCTTTGGCGCGAACCGTAAATTGATACGTAGTTCCTTCTACTAATCCAGTTATGTTTGCAGAAGTAGCTGTTACTTCTCCTAGGTTATTAGTTCCTTGGAAGACATCATATGCCGTTACTGCCACATTATCTGTAGCTGCTGTCCATGATAAAGCTACAGATGTTGTAGTAACATCTGTTACTGCAAGATTAGTAGGCGCAGTAGGTGCTTGAGTATCTGCCGGAGCAGTACCATCAATAGCAAAGCCATCAATAGCAATATCACCCTGCCATGAAGTTCCAGTAGTAGCACGGAAACGTAATTGTGTGGCTCCATCATAAGATGCAAGACTTACGGTTGCATCTAGCCAAGCCGCTCCTTTATCTCCAGATTGCACCCATAATTCATCCCATGTTTGCGTTGCATCATCTCTTCCTTCAAGACGTACAGTCCCAACAGCACTACCTGTCATCTGGTAACTAAATGTTACTTCTGCTCCGTTTACTCCTGTAAGATCAAAACAAGGAGAATTTAAAGTTGCTGTCTTAGTTGGAAATCCTGCACCGTCACCAGATGCTTCTACATAGATGTAAAATGATCCCTCATTTGCAGCTGCTGGTCCTGTACCAGAAGATGGCGTGCCAGATGAGTTTACTGTCCAGTCAATATTATCTGATGTGTCTTGAGACCAAGCTCCAATTGTGTTTTCAAAACCTTCAGCATACGGGAACGACGCTACGGTACTAGTACAAGATACTGGCGCTGGTGGTCCAGAACATCCACTTGTAAATGATACTACCTGATCTGAATTTGTGTTTGTTCCTCCGTTGCTATTTTCTACGGCATCTACACCTACTCCGCGTCTAGCAAAAGCATCCCATATTAAACAGTTGAACTGACCTCCGTAAAGATCTTGGTCTGCTTGTAGGATTCCATTACGACCAGAAACATATCCTGGATTATTTGCAGTGTTTTTAAGTCCTTCTATTACAAGTGACATTGCGATGTTATTACCTCCATTACCACTATATTGATTAGGGTCATATCCTTCTTGATCAATAAGATCCCAAGTCATGTCCCAAAGAATAGTTGCAAAACCATATCCCACTCCGTGTGGTGCTACTAATCCCGGAACGTCACTGTATGTTGTTCCATTAACAGCAAAGTCTGTAGCATACCTCGTAGGACGTATTCCTGCCCCTGTTGTAGGCTGTCCTATTGCATAGGTTCCTACTCCTCTAGCGGTATCTCTCGTATCTCCTGGACGTATAGTCATTACCATACCTAACCAGTCTGACCATCCTTCACCCATTTGTTCAGAACCTCCTAATGCGTTTGTACCAGGTCCTCCTACGAGACGTGTAGAAATACCATGACCGTACTCATGTGCAATAATTACGTTGTCAAAATCACCATCACGGGTAGGATTTGTGAATAAAAACATTTGCATTCTAGGGTTTTGACCATCTGGTGGTGTTGCAAAGTTTGCATTGTTAGTCCCACTGCCGTCTTGAGCATCTGCATTTACAGAATCACTTCCTGCTCCGCCTTTACCATAGTTATTTTCTTGAAAATTACCTGCCGCCTCTGTAAAACCATATTGGTACCATACATCATGCATGATATTATTCCAGTAAAATAAGTTTGTAGTAGCTGCTGGTAAGAAAGTAGATGGAGTGTTATTTAAATTAAGGCTAAAATCAAAGTTAAGAGCACTTCCTCCATTAGGACTTGTACCTGTTCCATTATTACCATTAGTATCATCTTGCGCGAGTACATTATTACCACGCGTTGTTGTAAACTCTGCACCAGCAGATCCGTTTGTGTCGTGCCATCCATAAGGAGATGCATTAGCATTTGCTGGATCTGTAACTACCACACGGTTACCGTGACTAGGGCTTTCAATCCCTAGCGGAAATACGTTATAAGAACCACCACCTACTGCAGCTGCGGTATAGCTCGCTTCAGTAGCACTGCGCGGCCCATAATTTACTACTGGCTCTTCTGTAGTTGTATGACCATGCTCTGTGTGATTAGGATCTTCAAAAGAACAAGAAATCACCCAGTCTGTGGTTTTAAGGATTTCTCCTGTAGATGCATCTACATTTACATTCCACCAGTGTTGCGCGTCAAGTTGGTAAAGAGATACATTCCAAGTAAGGTGCATTTTATCACCTATTGCTAGGTATGTTTTTTCTACTTTAATAGGCTCTAAGCTTATTCCAGAATTTGCATATTCAAGAAGATTACCAGAAGATTTTGTAACTCCTAGATTGCTTGGTGTCTTAAGACTATGAGCATTCACAACCTTTAAGATTGCGTTTTCTGGAGACAGTGAAAGTGATGCTCCAGCAGCTTTTTGAGCAACATCTTTTGCAAACTGGTTTATCTCGTAGGTAACTTTACCATCTCTTACGGTGAGTTTGTATGTTCCGTTTTGTACTGGAATACCTTGATACATTTGTTTTACATAAACGTGCTGTATTTCAGGATTGAGAGAAGGAACAATATCAGTAATTTTCCATTGAGCAACGTCTGTAGACTTCAAGCCAACTTCTTCTGCATTGCTACTTAGATAATTTTGGACGATTCCGTCCACACTGGTCTGTGCATAAACGGCGGTTCCTAATAGAATAGTCATTAGGAAAAAGGAGTAGATTTTCTTCATACTGTAGTTCTAAATTAATTATAGGGAAATCTTAATAAAACACATTATTTAGCATTTATTTTGCTAAAATTATATGCTTACCCAGTAAATGACGTCATTTCAGTAAAGAAATCATAATTTTTTCGACGAACTACACAAAAATTTTTAAGGTTTTTTTAAGAAATACGATTTGTGTGAAGAACTGGATGAATCCCTAAACAAGAACTACTCATTTTCTATAGCTGAATACATTTAATGATGTTTTGAAATATTATGATAACTATAAAAAGTCTCAAATCAAGCTCGTTTTTGTGTTACAAATTGCGATGTATCCTTTTAAAAACAGACCGTAAGAAATCGTATTTTTGAAGTATGCAGCCACAAAAAATCCTTACTGTAGACCAACTATCTATATCCTTTAAACAGCAAGGGGAAGTACAAGAAGTAATACATAACATTTCATTTGATCTTTATAAAAATGAAATTCTTGCTATTGTGGGTGAATCAGGGTCTGGAAAGAGTGTGTCATCACTCGCCATTCTAGGGCTTTTACCTAAGAAAAACACGCTTATTGAAGGCACCATAGTTTTTGAAAATCAATCATTACTAGATACTAGTGAAAAGGATTTTCAGAAAATACGAGGTAATGAAATCTCCATGATTTTTCAAGAACCTATGAGTAGTCTCAATCCGTCAATGCGTTGCGGTGAGCAAGTGGTAGAAATTCTTTTACAACATACTTCGCTCAACCGAAAATCTGCAAAGGAAGAAACCCTACGCTTATTTGAAAAGGTAAAGCTGCCCGCTGTAGAAAAGATTTATAGCGCCTATCCTCATGAGATTTCGGGAGGTCAAAAACAACGTGTAATGATTGCGATGGCTATCGCTTGTAAGCCTAAAATCCTTATTGCAGATGAGCCTACTACTGCCCTAGATGTTACCGTTCAGCAAGAGATTATAGTATTACTTAAGGAATTGCAGTTAGAAAATCAGATGAGTATTATTTTCATCTCTCATGACCTTTCCTTAGTGAGCGAGATTGCAGACAGGGTTGCTGTGATGTATAAAGGAGATATTGTTGAGTACGCTTTCGCGAAAGCGTTATTTTCAAACCCACAACATGAGTACACAAAAGCATTATTAAGTGCAAGACCGTCTCTAGATGAACGACTGAAAAAGTTACCAACGATAAAAGATTACCTAGATAAAAAACCACTTTCTAAAGCCGAAACAAAATCTGAAAGAGCCGAACATTTAAGAAATCTGTATGCACAACCACCTTTACTAGAGGTGATTAATGTAGAAAAAGCATACTTTTCTAGTGCCGGCATCTTCGCTGAAGATATTGCCTTTAAAGCGGTGGATGATGTTTCATTCTCTATTTATGAGGGAGAAACCTTAGGACTTGTAGGCGAGTCTGGTTGTGGTAAATCTACCCTGGGAAATGCCATCTTGCAATTAGATAAAGCTACTGCAGGAACCATTTTGTACAAAGGAATGGCTATTAATGAAATGCGTGGAGCAGCGCTGAGAAGTTTAAGAAAGGAAATACAAATCATTTTTCAAGATCCTTTTGCCTCTCTTAACCCCAGGCTCACTGTAGGTCAAGCCATTATAGAGCCTATGGAAGTCCATAAACTTTACGATTCTAAATCTATGAGAAAGCAGCGCGTGCTAGAGTTGCTAGAACGAGTGGGACTAGAAGCATCACATTATGATCGTTATCCTCATGAGTTTTCTGGAGGGCAGCGACAACGCATAGGGATTGCTCGTACTATTGCTGTAAATCCTAAATTAATTATTTGTGATGAGTCTGTAAGTGCGCTAGATATATCCGTACAAGCACAAGTGCTTAACCTTCTTAATGAACTTAAAACAGATTTTGGCTTTACCTATATTTTTATATCGCATGATCTCGCCGTAGTAAAATACATGTCTGACCAGCTAGTGGTTATGAATAAAGGTAAAATAGAAGAAATAGGGGATGCAGATCATATTTATGAACAACCCGAAAAAGAGTACACTCAAAAACTCATTCATGCTATTCCCAAAGGAATGTAAGAGTTACTAGATCATAAATAGAAATACTTTCTTTGCTAGCCTAGCACAATTTGTTGTAAAATCTGCAGCATGTTTTACGCCAGAGACAAATGATCGCGTAGAGTTTGTTATTTTTTCCATAGTAGGGATGAAAGACAAATGAGGTTTAAAACAAAATCCGCAGGGCTCCCCCCGCGGATTTCTAACAAATCATAACTTAAAACACTCTTATACGTTTAAGTCATACTATAAAACTAAATTACTTCGCTCATTAACGAACTTACTTAGCATTTAATCGAAATCAATTACTTGATTTGGGGGACTGCTAAAATACTATAAAATTAGACATCTGCAAGGATTTTGATTAAGAAAATATTTTGAAATGTTAAAATATTGTGTATTTCATCGAATTATTGAGTTTTTAAACGTGGTTTGAGCGCAATTTTAAATTATAGTAAAGCAAAGCCTCTTTTGAATTTCATGATTAAGCGATAGCACTTTTTGTAAGAATATTCTCTATTTTAATGAAATCAAAATGTAAGTACCCTCTATTTTTGACACCTATTGAATAGAGATATAAGACTTATTAAAACTATTTCTAGACTAGCGTTGTAAATCGAGTCAATTAATCACTAGAGCCTCTATATCCTCAACTACAAGACTAAGGATTGCTACTTATTTATGAATGGAAATTAGCTCGCAAGAAGCATAAAATCTGTGTGATCTTAAGAAGAGAATACGACCACAAAGTTTCTCTAATAAAAAATCTCCAACTATCTCAAAACCACTTTTAATGGTTTATAAGATAATCGGAGACTATGTTTTACTAGATTGAAGTATATTAAAACTTCATTTCTGGAATATCGCCATCTACAATTAATGCTCCCTCGGTTGCTGCCTGAATCTCTTCTACAGACACTCCTGGAGCTCTCTCGAGCAGTTTAAACCCTGCTTCAGTGACTTCTAACACTGCAAGGTTACTCACAATCTTTTTCACGCATCCTACACCAGTTAGTGGCAGGCTACATTTTTTTAAAAGTTTTGATTCTCCTGCACGGTTAGTATGCATCATGGCTACAATAATATTTTCTGCACTTGCCACGAGATCCATTGCACCTCCCATACCTTTTACCATTTTACCTGGTATTTTCCAGTTTGCGATATCACCATTTTCTGCAACTTCCATAGCACCTAGAATGGTAAGGTCTACGTGTTTACCACGTATCATACTAAAACTAGTAGCACTATCAAAAAAGCTTGCCCCAGGCAAGGTGGTAATAGTCTGCTTTCCAGCATTTATAATATCTGCATCCTCTTCTCCATCATACGGAAAAGGCCCCATCCCTAAAACTCCATTCTCACTTTGAAACTCTACGTCAATGTCTTCACGTACATAGTTTGCAACAAGTGTAGGAATACCGATACCTAGGTTTACATAATACCCATCTTGTACTTCTCTTGCAATGCGTTGTGCAATTTGATTTTTATCTAAAGCCATAATTAGTCTCTTGTTCTAACGGTGCGTTGTTCTATTCTCTTTTCAAAGGTTTCTCCTTGGAAAATACGTTGTACAAAAATCCCTGGGATGTGTATTTGATTAGGATCTAGTGTCCCTACCGGCACAAGCTCTTCCACCTCTGCAACAGTTATAGTAGCTGCCCCACACATATTAGGATTAAAGTTTCTTGCAGTCCCTTTAAATATTAAGTTACCTGCAGCGTCACCTTTCCATGCCTTTACAAAAGCAAAATCTGCTTTAAAAGCATGTTCTAGCACATACATTTTCCCGTCAAATTCTCTTGTTTCTTTTCCTTCGGCTACTTCTGTTCCGTATCCTGCTGGTGTATATATTGCTGGAAATCCTGCTTGCGCTGCTCTACATCGCTCTGCAAGGGTTCCTTGTGGTATAAGCTCTACATCAAGCTCACCGCTAAGCATCTGGCGTTCAAACTCGGCGTTTTCACCCACATAGCTAGAAACCATTTTCTTTATTTGCTTTTTCTGTAACAACAGCCCTAGTCCAAAATCATCCACTCCGGCATTATTAGAAATACAGGTGAGATTATTGACATCAAGAGCTACTAGTTTAGCTATAGA includes:
- a CDS encoding methylated-DNA--[protein]-cysteine S-methyltransferase; the encoded protein is MEHAIIATPIGLLELKASSDGLSSVLFIETDALPTTIIPKVLDDAVAQLLEYFAGERTTFSLKLDPSGTDFQRRVWRELEAIPFGKTTSYLAMAKQLGDPKVIRAAASANGKNPISIIIPCHRVIGSDGSLTGYAGGLHRKKWLLEHESPVTQGSLF
- a CDS encoding serine hydrolase domain-containing protein is translated as MKYLKKTIKGLVLIFALIVAGLYITDYDYILKGVRVVYMTGHTTAYIDDYPSFENDIIQNGTVQPWEQHDAYNTINATSELTEINDELGTVAFLIIKNDSIVYEKYEEDYSPSSQTNSFSMAKSITSAMLGKAIKDGFIKDLNQPVGDFFPQFSDSAMTVGDLSSMASGLNWNESYTSPFSLTARSYYDDNLAETILNLKVTETPGQSVKYLSGNTQLLGMVIQEAIGQPLAQYLSQNFWKPMGMEQNALWQVDDKNNRLAKTYCCIASNARDFARFGKLYMNQGKWNGKQILDPKFVSTSITPRFQEDDHYGYGFWLSNYRDKKIFAMRGILGQYVITIPEDNLIIVRLGHKRGAFTPRASFTQDFYDYIDATYEMTQSLQ
- a CDS encoding 3'-5' exonuclease; the encoded protein is MIDTLQLEHILFLDIETVPQHASYDDLDETEKFLYADKTKYLRKDEHTPETFYERAGIWAEFGKIVCISVGYFNASVAGKRFRTTSFAGDDEAILLNDFKTLLETHFNGKHHLLCAHNGKEFDFPYIARRMIINGVTLPHKLNLFGKKPWEIPHIDTLDLWKFGDYKHYTSLKLLTKILGIPSPKDDIDGSQVRAVYYEEKDIKRIVVYCEKDTVAVAQIVLRLRNEKLLEESEIISV
- a CDS encoding gliding motility protein GldL; this translates as MKVKHILTIFILGLICTVLGALFKVMHWPLAPGLLSGGTFLQVIAGILGIWKIYTTEAFKKFLNK
- a CDS encoding response regulator, coding for MMAQTPSQDIENYQSITLDLAAIQLQNQEYKSAIQTLDDVLKRAQKQDDKNKQYSGYSILGNVYLSLQDTVKSRDVFEKALVIAQELKNDTLLASSYNDLGKLYASSEGYQDKAINYLQKNIQLIEKFDGSDKSLGARINLATLYLKQENFDEAYPALMQAKFASLRDSLDRKSRARVLTLLGRYYTSSKQETLAEDAFMEAIEISFSEGLVAEEEEAQKQLAKFYESNKNFEAAYYHSQRQLQLANEVFKNESQKELQVASAQFYSRENERDLEIATKEKELLDQVAESSLKTTTALLFASSILLVALFIIFTLYRARKQNLLRLREKNKQLEKAKNDAEELSKLKTQFFSTISHELRTPLYGVIGIASILLEDTEVNKHRHDLRSLKFSADYLLALINDVLLMSKMEAKNIKLEHTPFKLNTLLRSITHSFEFSLEQNNNKLHLEIDKDLPNQLVGDSVRLSQILMNLIGNAIKFNENGNIWVRIKKESITADGLYRTAFNIEDDGMGIPKNSQQSIFEEFSQVENKNYNYQGTGLGLPIVKKLLALYDSDITLVSEEGNGATFSFVINLEKATGIASVGQQQIDTIESIHTLQGTHLLVVDDNRINQKITQKLLENKGFSCDLASDGIEAVRMAQNGMYDLILMDIHMPKKDGIEATKDIRKFNTSIPIVALTAVEIDEIRHKIYKAGMDDILVKPYDVSLFLSVILRNIKNKKAQTILPTGEELLN